In Leuconostoc kimchii IMSNU 11154, one genomic interval encodes:
- a CDS encoding aspartate ammonia-lyase translates to MRTESDSLGQINIPQTAYYGIHTQRALNNFPISSQATHPELVRAFLEIKQAAAKTNATSGNLDRSIAKHIVSATKTLLNNPIDVSMFPISDIQGGAGTSTNMNVNEVIANVALEQTGRPLGDYDYINPNDHVNMAQSTNDTYPSAGKIALLRLLDPLLLELNELVDALGNKADVFSTTYKMGRTQLQDAVPTTLGNSFHAWLKPLRRDSIRIETAREALYSLNLGGSAIGSGINVSYHYQVHIVPNLAGITKLPLIQSHDLFDATQNLDGLVALSGTLKTLAMSLSKIANDLRLLSSGPRSGLLEINLPAKQAGSSIMPGKVNPVIPEVVNQVAFEMFGFDATITAAAEAGQLELNAFEPIIFRSLFSGIEHLTTAMNTLRLNAIDGITSNKSRLAQDIDLSVSFATAMTPIIGYQEAAKLAKESIRTGKSLRQIAEKKACFTPDQLTHIFKIEDIVINARTPEHGLVLHPPKK, encoded by the coding sequence ATGCGCACTGAATCCGATTCACTCGGCCAAATCAACATCCCTCAAACTGCCTACTATGGTATTCACACCCAACGTGCGCTAAATAATTTTCCTATTTCTTCACAGGCGACACATCCTGAATTAGTTCGCGCCTTTCTCGAAATCAAACAAGCAGCAGCTAAAACAAATGCCACATCTGGTAATCTTGATCGTTCCATTGCAAAACACATCGTCAGTGCCACAAAAACACTCTTAAACAATCCAATTGATGTCAGTATGTTTCCGATTAGTGATATTCAAGGTGGTGCCGGCACATCAACTAATATGAATGTTAATGAAGTGATTGCGAATGTTGCTCTAGAACAGACAGGCCGTCCGTTGGGCGATTATGATTATATCAATCCCAATGATCACGTTAATATGGCACAAAGTACCAATGATACCTATCCCAGTGCGGGTAAAATTGCGCTGTTACGGTTACTTGATCCCTTATTGTTGGAATTAAATGAGCTGGTTGATGCCTTGGGAAATAAGGCAGACGTATTTTCTACCACGTATAAAATGGGACGGACACAATTACAAGATGCTGTGCCCACAACACTAGGCAATAGTTTTCACGCCTGGCTCAAACCATTACGGCGCGACAGCATACGCATTGAAACGGCACGTGAAGCTTTATACTCACTCAATCTTGGTGGTTCAGCAATTGGTTCAGGCATCAATGTGAGTTACCACTATCAAGTTCATATCGTGCCAAATCTAGCTGGTATTACAAAATTACCTTTGATACAGTCACATGATTTATTCGATGCAACACAAAATCTTGATGGTCTGGTTGCCTTATCAGGGACTTTAAAAACATTGGCCATGAGTTTATCAAAAATAGCCAACGATTTACGTTTATTAAGTTCTGGCCCACGGTCTGGTTTGCTTGAAATTAACTTACCAGCAAAACAAGCAGGATCATCAATTATGCCAGGCAAAGTGAACCCTGTTATTCCAGAAGTTGTGAATCAAGTTGCTTTTGAGATGTTTGGTTTTGATGCGACAATCACTGCTGCTGCTGAAGCTGGTCAGTTAGAACTCAACGCGTTTGAACCAATTATTTTCCGCTCACTTTTTTCTGGTATTGAACACCTCACAACTGCTATGAATACCCTACGGCTGAATGCCATTGATGGTATTACAAGTAACAAATCACGATTAGCACAAGATATTGACTTGTCTGTGAGCTTTGCTACCGCTATGACACCAATTATTGGTTACCAAGAAGCAGCAAAATTAGCTAAAGAATCTATTCGTACTGGTAAATCATTACGTCAAATTGCTGAAAAGAAAGCCTGTTTTACACCAGATCAATTAACACACATTTTTAAGATAGAAGACATTGTTATTAATGCCCGAACGCCCGAACATGGCTTAGTTCTTCATCCGCCAAAAAAGTAA
- the rpiA gene encoding ribose-5-phosphate isomerase RpiA, producing the protein MSQELQKIIAGRRAAEFVQNDMVVGIGSGSTIAHVIEALGERVTKENLKIVGVATSEKTRRNAAQLGIPMYNVDDIDKIDLTIDGADQIADDFSAIKGGGAALLWEKIVAFNSRQNIWVVDATKRVPKLNQYLPVEVIPYGSDQLFKRFQADGFHPTWRLDQNGNPVRTDSANFLIDLHLPLIENPRELGDELIKMVGVVEHGLFTDVVNRVVIGEDDHTVQVLDIN; encoded by the coding sequence ATGAGTCAAGAGTTACAAAAAATTATTGCCGGCCGACGCGCTGCCGAATTTGTCCAAAATGATATGGTTGTCGGTATTGGTTCCGGATCAACAATTGCTCATGTCATTGAGGCACTTGGCGAACGAGTAACGAAAGAAAATTTAAAAATTGTTGGTGTGGCGACTTCTGAAAAAACACGTCGAAATGCTGCACAACTCGGCATTCCAATGTACAATGTTGACGATATTGATAAAATTGATTTAACAATTGACGGTGCCGACCAAATTGCCGATGATTTTTCCGCAATTAAAGGTGGGGGTGCCGCCTTACTTTGGGAAAAAATTGTCGCTTTCAATTCACGACAAAACATTTGGGTTGTTGACGCAACCAAAAGGGTGCCTAAACTAAACCAATATTTACCAGTTGAGGTGATTCCTTATGGTTCAGACCAACTTTTTAAACGTTTTCAAGCTGACGGCTTTCATCCGACATGGCGTTTAGATCAGAATGGTAACCCTGTACGTACTGATTCCGCAAATTTTTTGATTGATTTACATTTACCACTCATTGAAAATCCTCGCGAACTTGGAGATGAATTAATTAAAATGGTTGGGGTTGTTGAGCACGGCTTGTTTACTGATGTTGTTAATCGTGTGGTGATCGGCGAGGATGACCATACTGTCCAGGTATTAGATATTAATTAA
- a CDS encoding GNAT family N-acetyltransferase, with amino-acid sequence MEKIMDFQHEPGRYFLQDNDKTLAEIVFTTINDGKTYAINATRVDPSLRGQGIAAQLLDTVIKDAQANQMTIKAVCPYVKKAFAQNPAKYQEIEYKP; translated from the coding sequence ATGGAGAAAATTATGGACTTTCAACATGAACCAGGACGTTATTTTTTGCAAGACAATGATAAGACGCTAGCCGAAATTGTTTTTACGACCATTAATGATGGCAAAACTTATGCAATTAACGCAACACGTGTCGATCCTTCTCTACGCGGTCAAGGTATTGCCGCTCAACTCCTTGACACCGTCATCAAAGATGCACAAGCCAATCAGATGACAATCAAAGCAGTTTGCCCTTATGTAAAAAAGGCATTTGCCCAAAACCCCGCTAAATATCAGGAGATTGAGTATAAACCATGA
- a CDS encoding deoxyuridine 5'-triphosphate nucleotidohydrolase produces MRGFEVVSTKAQDGLNLPKRSTQSAAGYDFEASEDIVIPSATSNPFFKGLSILSLGKLKGVRDNTDLQNMLKPVLIPTGIKAYMAEGEYLQLVSRSSGPIKKRIMMPNAVGIVDADYYNNPSNEGEIFFQFINFGMKDVHIKKGERIGQGIFLPYLLADGDDSVTKASRQGGFGSTGQN; encoded by the coding sequence ATGCGTGGATTTGAAGTTGTTTCAACTAAAGCTCAGGATGGTCTGAACTTACCAAAACGTAGTACACAATCAGCCGCTGGATATGATTTTGAGGCTTCAGAAGATATTGTGATTCCCAGTGCGACAAGTAATCCCTTTTTTAAGGGATTGAGTATTTTGTCATTAGGCAAATTAAAAGGGGTACGTGACAATACTGATTTACAAAACATGCTCAAGCCAGTGCTGATTCCAACAGGGATAAAGGCTTATATGGCAGAGGGTGAATATTTACAATTGGTATCAAGATCAAGTGGTCCGATTAAAAAGCGCATCATGATGCCTAATGCTGTGGGCATTGTTGATGCCGATTACTATAATAATCCTTCAAACGAGGGCGAAATTTTCTTTCAATTTATTAACTTTGGTATGAAAGATGTGCATATTAAAAAGGGAGAGCGTATCGGGCAAGGTATTTTCTTACCTTACTTACTAGCTGATGGTGATGACAGTGTTACCAAAGCTTCACGTCAGGGTGGTTTTGGATCGACGGGTCAAAATTAA
- a CDS encoding NUDIX hydrolase: MADEETDIVWRGDQHDFKLRVTGIFFNDKHQVAVNVSKGNEFSALPGGKIKFDETSQAAIEREFVEEMGIRVKAKRLIAITENLFEWDGKRTNEVNFTWLVEQIDPATLFAKDGWEQEVSWRNVTDLSDFKPAALQSFIRDLPLTPIHLMNRDLESN, translated from the coding sequence ATGGCTGACGAAGAAACAGACATTGTTTGGCGAGGCGATCAACATGATTTTAAGTTACGCGTCACAGGTATTTTTTTCAATGATAAGCACCAAGTGGCGGTGAATGTGAGCAAGGGCAACGAATTTTCAGCACTTCCAGGTGGCAAAATAAAATTTGATGAAACCAGTCAAGCTGCGATTGAACGCGAATTTGTTGAAGAGATGGGTATTCGTGTGAAAGCTAAGCGTTTGATTGCTATTACAGAAAATTTATTTGAATGGGATGGCAAGCGTACAAATGAAGTTAATTTTACTTGGCTTGTTGAGCAAATTGATCCAGCGACATTATTTGCTAAAGATGGTTGGGAACAAGAGGTGTCATGGCGAAATGTGACTGATTTATCAGACTTTAAACCAGCGGCTTTACAGTCATTTATACGTGATTTACCATTGACACCAATTCATCTTATGAATCGAGATTTGGAGAGTAATTGA
- a CDS encoding metallophosphoesterase family protein: MQQKIGVLADVHGNLTALKSVIADAKANGVTEFWSLGDIATYGPGTVASYRLLKQENTTIFLQGNWESSYFEVETGTDVNFNDASDVAFLDWMAQDYSDFTNEEIAAIRRFPMKYQVQRAGLTIELMHNMPNKNYGSDLSPDAPQANFNNIFQDIDADMAIYAHIHAQIMRSDNITYEPYRMHRILNTGTVGQSYQLTKTGMVAQYLLLTLDDDIGVTSADFRRVNYDTAQEIAFARQVDWPFYEAYVRMLETGQFTRDADSLAADKRFPEYQAQAKIFYQQLKGE; the protein is encoded by the coding sequence ATGCAACAAAAAATTGGGGTTTTAGCAGATGTACACGGTAATTTGACGGCATTAAAATCCGTTATTGCTGATGCCAAAGCAAATGGTGTAACAGAATTTTGGTCGTTAGGTGATATTGCGACCTATGGTCCTGGTACGGTGGCGAGTTATCGTCTTCTTAAGCAGGAAAATACGACCATTTTTTTGCAAGGTAACTGGGAATCTTCATATTTTGAAGTTGAGACAGGTACGGATGTAAACTTTAATGATGCGTCGGATGTTGCTTTTCTTGATTGGATGGCCCAAGATTATAGTGATTTTACTAATGAAGAAATTGCGGCGATTAGACGGTTTCCGATGAAGTACCAAGTGCAACGGGCTGGTCTCACGATTGAACTCATGCACAATATGCCTAATAAAAATTATGGTAGTGATTTATCACCGGACGCACCACAAGCTAATTTTAACAATATATTCCAAGATATTGACGCTGATATGGCGATTTACGCGCATATTCATGCACAAATTATGCGTTCGGATAATATTACATATGAACCGTACCGCATGCATCGGATCTTGAATACTGGTACAGTAGGTCAGTCCTATCAACTTACCAAAACGGGGATGGTGGCACAGTATTTATTGCTAACATTAGATGATGATATTGGCGTGACGAGTGCCGATTTTCGTCGCGTTAATTATGATACGGCCCAAGAAATTGCATTTGCCCGACAAGTCGATTGGCCATTTTACGAGGCGTATGTTCGTATGTTAGAAACGGGCCAATTCACACGTGATGCTGATAGTTTGGCAGCGGATAAGCGTTTTCCTGAATATCAGGCCCAAGCTAAAATATTTTATCAACAACTTAAAGGAGAATAA
- the radA gene encoding DNA repair protein RadA, whose amino-acid sequence MAKVKTQFICSNCGFTSARYLGRCSNCGEWGTFVEEKIAPEVNDRKSRVSLDGRTAKVEKINEITSEETPRVATNLKELNRVLGGGVVPGSMVLIGGDPGIGKSTLLLQVSGQLAHEGRVLYVTGEESATQVKLRADRLGVGNDEFYLYPETDMTAIKKQIDELQPDFVVIDSVQTMQEPDVTSAIGSVSQIREVTADLLQIAKTNNISVFIVGHVTKDGAIAGPKILEHMVDTVLYFEGDSNYKYRILRAVKNRFGATNELGIFEMRDGGLIEVANPSEIFLEERLAGATGSAIVVALEGSRPILVELQALVTPTVFGNAQRTASGLDRNRVSLIMAVLEKRANLLLQNQDAYLKAAGGVKLDEPAIDLAIAVALASSYHDKESRPSDVFVGEIGLTGEVRSVADIEGRLKEARKLGFKRAIVPKNNLNGVELPAGIQVVGVTTLSEALKLALE is encoded by the coding sequence ATCGCTAAAGTTAAAACACAATTTATTTGTTCGAACTGTGGCTTCACATCAGCACGTTACCTTGGCCGGTGTTCAAATTGTGGTGAGTGGGGTACCTTTGTTGAAGAAAAAATTGCGCCTGAAGTTAATGATCGTAAAAGTCGTGTGAGCCTTGATGGACGCACGGCAAAAGTTGAGAAAATTAACGAGATTACTTCTGAAGAGACACCACGCGTGGCAACGAATCTGAAAGAACTTAATCGTGTTTTAGGTGGCGGTGTTGTTCCGGGATCCATGGTGTTGATTGGTGGTGATCCTGGTATTGGAAAATCAACGCTGTTGTTGCAGGTATCAGGACAATTGGCACATGAGGGACGTGTTTTGTACGTTACTGGTGAAGAATCAGCCACACAAGTCAAGTTGCGAGCTGATCGTTTGGGTGTCGGAAACGATGAATTTTATTTGTATCCAGAAACTGATATGACGGCTATTAAAAAACAGATTGATGAATTACAACCTGATTTTGTCGTAATCGATTCCGTGCAAACGATGCAGGAGCCAGATGTCACATCTGCTATTGGATCAGTATCACAAATTCGTGAGGTGACGGCAGATCTTTTACAAATTGCTAAAACAAATAATATTTCTGTCTTTATTGTCGGACATGTGACCAAAGATGGTGCGATTGCAGGGCCTAAAATTTTGGAACACATGGTTGATACGGTACTTTATTTTGAGGGCGATAGTAATTATAAATATCGTATCTTACGTGCGGTGAAAAATCGATTTGGCGCAACCAACGAATTGGGTATCTTTGAAATGCGTGATGGTGGCCTAATTGAAGTAGCGAACCCCTCTGAAATTTTCTTAGAGGAGCGGTTGGCTGGTGCAACTGGTTCAGCAATTGTTGTCGCACTTGAAGGCTCACGACCGATTTTGGTGGAGTTGCAAGCTTTGGTGACACCAACCGTATTTGGGAATGCACAACGAACGGCTTCGGGATTAGATCGTAATCGTGTCTCGTTGATTATGGCGGTGCTGGAAAAGCGCGCGAATTTGTTGTTACAAAATCAAGATGCTTATTTAAAAGCAGCGGGCGGTGTTAAATTAGATGAACCAGCGATTGATTTAGCAATTGCTGTCGCGTTAGCTAGTTCATATCATGACAAAGAATCACGTCCGAGCGATGTGTTTGTCGGCGAAATAGGGTTAACCGGTGAAGTACGAAGCGTTGCTGATATTGAGGGACGATTAAAAGAAGCGCGTAAACTCGGATTTAAGCGTGCTATTGTGCCTAAGAACAATTTAAATGGTGTCGAATTACCCGCAGGTATTCAAGTTGTTGGGGTGACAACCTTGAGTGAAGCTTTGAAATTGGCTTTGGAGTAG
- a CDS encoding MMPL family transporter → MGKLLAKLGAWIDGHAKITILGFIITVIISVVAALSMGINFDSAGMSIQGSQSEKANKLMEKEFPNTKQDGGQIQIVLHSSNGEALTTVDNQKTMNDMFQDVKKNKHVKMVVVPQMLQSFSKNNMTATARVIYKQKGDNVSSETVKSLEKSIKMTRAKSIQTELTSHDVTISGMDNGEQAEIFGLAIAFIILAITFASLIVAGIPIVSAILGLIAGMMLVLISTNFLSVATFSMSLVGMMGLAVGIDYALFLISRYRQELQNKNKKEALMTAMSTAGTSVIFAGVTVIVALLGMTVLGIDMLSVMGITAAMSILTAILTSLTFVPAMLVVLGDRVTGKRPNRALYLLSSLRIKGGWGKVVTKHKFVLTVVTVAILAVAATPFAHINLGLPNDSVKSEKLTERRAYDLLTEGYGQGSQATLVVLAKTDSQQKMKKVTENINDLNNVVSVSPASPSKDKDYQMITIQPGTDANAVKTKKLVQNIRHLQQKEDLPEIYVTGATAINIDMSDALMKALPKFAILIVLFAFILLTVVFRSLLIPVVAVAGFILSLGATLGTVVFIVQDGHFIDFFGIPAKGAILNFLPVLVIGIMFGLAMDYEVFLVSRIREEYMKSHNPKQAVIAGMKDSGPAVVAAALIMMAVFSGFIFASDAIVKSMGLVLTSGILFDALLVRLILVPATISLFGEASWYLPKWLDKILPNVKID, encoded by the coding sequence ATGGGCAAGTTACTTGCAAAATTAGGAGCATGGATTGACGGTCATGCGAAAATAACAATATTGGGGTTCATTATAACAGTCATTATTTCTGTTGTTGCGGCATTAAGTATGGGAATTAACTTTGATAGTGCTGGTATGTCGATTCAAGGATCGCAATCAGAAAAAGCTAACAAGTTGATGGAAAAAGAATTTCCTAATACGAAGCAAGATGGTGGACAAATACAAATTGTTTTGCATTCTAGTAATGGCGAAGCATTGACTACTGTTGATAATCAAAAAACCATGAATGATATGTTTCAAGATGTGAAAAAAAATAAACATGTCAAAATGGTTGTTGTGCCTCAAATGCTACAAAGCTTTAGCAAAAATAACATGACAGCTACTGCAAGAGTAATTTACAAACAAAAAGGAGATAACGTTTCTTCTGAAACGGTAAAATCATTAGAAAAATCAATTAAAATGACACGTGCTAAAAGCATTCAAACTGAATTAACATCTCACGATGTGACGATTTCAGGTATGGATAATGGCGAGCAAGCGGAGATATTTGGTCTAGCCATTGCGTTTATCATTCTCGCAATCACATTTGCATCATTAATTGTGGCAGGCATTCCAATTGTATCAGCTATTCTTGGACTGATTGCAGGTATGATGCTGGTGTTGATTTCAACAAACTTCTTATCTGTTGCAACTTTTTCAATGTCACTAGTTGGTATGATGGGGTTGGCTGTGGGGATTGATTATGCCTTATTCTTAATTTCCCGTTATCGTCAGGAATTACAAAACAAAAATAAAAAAGAGGCCTTGATGACAGCAATGTCAACCGCTGGAACGTCAGTTATTTTTGCAGGAGTTACGGTCATCGTGGCACTACTAGGCATGACAGTTCTTGGAATCGATATGTTATCTGTTATGGGAATTACGGCCGCCATGTCGATATTGACAGCCATTTTAACATCATTAACATTTGTTCCAGCTATGCTTGTGGTGTTGGGCGATCGTGTGACAGGAAAACGACCTAATCGCGCGCTCTACCTATTGAGTTCGTTGCGCATAAAAGGTGGTTGGGGTAAAGTAGTCACTAAGCATAAATTTGTCTTGACTGTTGTAACAGTCGCTATTTTGGCTGTTGCAGCAACACCTTTTGCTCATATTAATCTTGGATTACCTAACGATTCAGTTAAATCAGAAAAATTGACTGAAAGACGTGCCTATGATTTATTAACTGAAGGTTATGGGCAAGGTAGTCAGGCAACACTTGTTGTGTTAGCTAAAACTGATAGCCAACAAAAAATGAAAAAAGTTACCGAAAATATTAATGATTTAAATAACGTTGTATCAGTTTCACCAGCATCGCCAAGTAAAGACAAAGATTATCAGATGATTACTATACAACCTGGAACAGATGCTAATGCAGTAAAAACTAAAAAGTTAGTCCAAAATATTCGTCATTTGCAACAGAAAGAGGATCTACCTGAGATATATGTCACTGGCGCAACAGCAATCAATATTGATATGTCGGATGCTTTGATGAAAGCTTTGCCTAAGTTTGCTATTCTAATTGTGCTATTTGCCTTTATCTTGCTAACTGTTGTCTTCAGGTCATTATTAATACCTGTTGTGGCAGTTGCTGGATTTATATTATCATTAGGCGCAACCTTAGGGACAGTTGTATTTATTGTACAAGATGGCCATTTTATAGATTTCTTTGGTATACCGGCAAAAGGTGCAATTCTTAACTTCTTACCCGTACTAGTAATTGGGATTATGTTTGGTCTGGCAATGGATTATGAAGTATTTTTGGTTAGTCGCATTCGCGAAGAATACATGAAATCACATAATCCTAAACAGGCAGTGATAGCAGGTATGAAAGATAGTGGCCCAGCAGTTGTCGCAGCGGCACTCATCATGATGGCTGTGTTCTCAGGATTTATATTTGCCAGCGATGCCATTGTTAAGTCTATGGGTCTTGTATTAACATCAGGAATTTTGTTTGATGCACTACTTGTAAGACTCATTTTAGTACCTGCAACAATATCTCTATTTGGCGAAGCGAGTTGGTATCTACCAAAGTGGTTAGATAAAATATTGCCAAATGTTAAAATTGATTAA
- a CDS encoding sensor histidine kinase produces MMYFLSFYLRTEQNTLGNVNSAMFFTLFFIQALVNFNNIKFINFNKSIYILLQIVIIIGAGMLISPGEIILYLSMLPVLSVQIMSLFDIRLKTLLLLLAPAQIIVIVIQVINSGLFLALMAAEASLFLNVVFFYAWQFYHRQVSQMVKTEHILQELQITYTEVKEISQQNERNRIGRDLHDTLMQGLAGVTMQLEGIKALLANGKIDRVMTEIDKTIDLSRTSLVDARTTVYEMRQTKTKDIDLYNRLDKLTKVFYENYGLSVNIKVGANMTLPQEPLDEILRIISEALTNVVKHSKTDVAIVKISLDDFLNIDIIDYGVGFNVRAGESKKNHFGLNSIYERVEKLKGKVHIDSHVSEGTRIQVKIPQKLRWQND; encoded by the coding sequence ATGATGTATTTTTTATCTTTTTACTTGAGGACAGAGCAGAATACGTTAGGTAATGTCAATTCGGCAATGTTTTTTACCTTGTTCTTTATACAGGCACTTGTAAATTTTAACAATATTAAATTTATAAACTTCAATAAATCAATTTATATCTTACTCCAAATCGTCATTATTATTGGTGCAGGCATGCTAATTTCTCCTGGAGAAATTATTTTGTATTTGAGCATGTTACCGGTACTTAGTGTGCAAATCATGTCTTTGTTTGATATAAGGTTAAAAACCTTACTATTGTTATTAGCACCAGCGCAAATAATTGTTATTGTCATTCAAGTAATCAATAGTGGCTTATTTTTAGCTTTAATGGCTGCGGAAGCATCTTTATTCTTGAATGTTGTATTTTTCTATGCTTGGCAGTTTTATCATCGGCAAGTCAGTCAAATGGTTAAGACAGAACATATTCTTCAAGAACTACAGATTACTTATACTGAAGTTAAAGAAATTTCACAACAAAATGAACGAAATCGTATCGGTCGTGACTTGCATGATACGTTGATGCAAGGTTTGGCCGGTGTTACTATGCAACTAGAGGGTATTAAAGCATTGTTGGCCAATGGTAAAATTGATCGGGTAATGACAGAAATTGATAAAACAATTGACTTATCGCGAACTTCTTTAGTTGATGCTAGAACAACAGTTTATGAAATGCGTCAAACTAAAACAAAAGATATAGATTTATATAATAGATTGGATAAATTAACAAAAGTGTTTTATGAAAATTATGGTTTAAGTGTGAATATAAAGGTTGGGGCTAACATGACATTGCCGCAGGAACCATTAGATGAAATACTAAGAATTATTTCAGAAGCATTAACTAATGTTGTTAAACATTCAAAAACAGATGTTGCCATTGTTAAAATTAGTTTGGATGATTTTCTTAATATTGACATCATCGATTACGGTGTTGGGTTTAATGTACGTGCAGGTGAGAGCAAAAAGAATCACTTTGGTTTGAACTCAATTTATGAAAGAGTGGAAAAGTTGAAAGGCAAGGTTCATATTGATAGTCATGTCAGTGAAGGTACTAGAATTCAAGTAAAAATTCCACAAAAATTAAGGTGGCAAAATGACTAA